In Syntrophorhabdales bacterium, the following are encoded in one genomic region:
- a CDS encoding nitrous oxide reductase accessory protein NosL — MRTTLSIVFTLCIIASSFAAGAADMMHSQKERCAVCGMPTAMFPKWISKIEFKDGTNAIFDGPKDMFKYYLDVKKYNPQKRQADITAISVKDYYSGESINAQNAFYIIWSDVLGPMGHQLVPFEKEADAKKFLNEHKGKEIVRFKDVNMKLITSLDNPP; from the coding sequence ATGAGAACTACGCTTTCGATTGTGTTTACACTCTGCATCATCGCCTCTTCATTCGCAGCAGGAGCTGCAGATATGATGCACAGCCAGAAAGAAAGGTGTGCGGTCTGCGGCATGCCTACTGCGATGTTCCCGAAATGGATTTCGAAGATCGAGTTTAAGGATGGTACCAACGCGATATTCGACGGCCCGAAGGATATGTTCAAATATTATCTTGACGTCAAGAAATACAATCCGCAAAAAAGGCAGGCTGATATAACGGCCATTTCTGTAAAAGATTACTACTCGGGGGAATCGATCAACGCGCAGAATGCATTCTATATCATCTGGAGCGATGTCCTCGGGCCCATGGGTCACCAACTCGTTCCCTTTGAAAAAGAAGCTGATGCGAAGAAGTTTTTGAATGAGCACAAGGGGAAGGAAATTGTGCGGTTCAAAGACGTTAACATGAAGTTAATCACATCACTCGACAACCCACCTTGA
- a CDS encoding ABC transporter ATP-binding protein, with product MSENSVAMEARNLTRVYHRGAEEIRAVNDITVAIKKGEFVSIIGPSGSGKTTMVNLLGCLDNPTSGELLLGGRAIFGKGKRLSERELTKVRRETFGYIFQNFYLIPTLSVKENVVLPLTFYRKPATEPEADKLLGLLGIGHRKDHLPGQISGGEMQRVAIARAMVNRPEILLADEPTGNLDTKRSGEIVEVLKTLNRNEGLTIIMVTHNPELARYADRILEMKDGRIRQVEEGTHSPSMQAASQSI from the coding sequence ATGAGTGAGAATTCTGTAGCAATGGAAGCAAGAAACCTGACAAGAGTCTACCACCGGGGTGCCGAGGAAATCAGAGCCGTAAACGACATCACCGTCGCAATAAAGAAAGGTGAGTTCGTTTCGATCATTGGGCCGTCAGGTTCAGGGAAGACCACAATGGTAAACCTTTTGGGCTGCCTCGACAACCCGACCTCCGGTGAGCTTCTCCTCGGAGGCCGTGCGATATTCGGCAAAGGCAAACGCCTATCCGAGCGCGAACTGACCAAGGTCCGCAGGGAGACCTTCGGTTATATTTTTCAAAATTTTTATCTCATCCCGACGCTGTCTGTGAAGGAGAATGTGGTACTCCCACTCACCTTTTACCGGAAACCGGCAACAGAGCCCGAAGCAGACAAACTGCTCGGCCTTCTCGGAATAGGACACCGGAAGGATCACCTGCCTGGCCAGATTTCCGGCGGTGAGATGCAGAGGGTGGCAATAGCCAGGGCCATGGTCAACAGACCAGAGATACTCCTCGCGGATGAGCCGACGGGCAATCTCGACACCAAACGGTCGGGAGAGATCGTCGAGGTCCTCAAGACGCTTAACAGAAATGAGGGTCTCACGATAATCATGGTCACACATAACCCGGAATTGGCGCGCTATGCGGACCGGATACTCGAGATGAAGGACGGCCGGATTCGCCAGGTTGAGGAAGGAACTCACAGCCCTTCCATGCAAGCAGCATCGCAAAGTATCTAA
- a CDS encoding ABC transporter permease, which yields MITKFQVAYKNLLRKKVRSLLTLTGIAVSAWVLVSLLGFNKGYETSLDKDIDNMGFQLMVMAKGCPYEAATLMLKGGTGLKYMEESIVKDVAKEAEVEKITPILMSAVFDPNKGENGGIAAYFGIEPKSFAEMKPFLKFKQGGWFKSSEGNEAVMGYEAAELEQREVGDMILMPEKNVQFKVVGILERSGTQDDGTIFVPLKTTQKIFNRPTEITTIGIKLKKGVDSARLEEKLYQLPDVQIVSLAQVKDTIMKLISTAQVMVLSIASIAILIAIVGVINTILTSVWERFQEIGILKTVGAMPWDIFKLVWIETIILCTAGGILGIIFALILSRVTDMAMRAVLPYAPSGGLVIIDFKLILTTLLGIICIGLLSGVYPAWKAGRIRPLEAIRGEASR from the coding sequence ATGATCACGAAGTTTCAGGTGGCTTACAAAAATCTGTTGCGAAAAAAAGTACGCAGCCTGCTCACGCTGACGGGCATTGCGGTTTCTGCGTGGGTGCTTGTAAGTCTTTTGGGTTTTAACAAAGGCTACGAAACATCCCTCGATAAAGACATAGACAACATGGGCTTTCAGTTGATGGTCATGGCCAAGGGCTGCCCCTATGAGGCCGCCACCTTGATGCTGAAAGGCGGTACAGGACTCAAATACATGGAAGAGTCTATTGTAAAGGATGTGGCCAAAGAGGCTGAGGTGGAGAAGATCACGCCGATTCTCATGTCAGCCGTCTTCGACCCGAATAAGGGTGAAAACGGGGGCATAGCAGCATACTTCGGCATCGAGCCGAAGAGCTTTGCTGAAATGAAGCCCTTTCTCAAATTCAAACAGGGCGGCTGGTTCAAAAGCAGCGAAGGCAATGAGGCTGTCATGGGTTACGAGGCTGCAGAACTCGAACAGCGTGAGGTAGGAGACATGATCCTCATGCCCGAGAAAAATGTCCAGTTCAAAGTGGTGGGCATACTTGAAAGGTCAGGCACGCAGGACGACGGAACAATATTTGTGCCGCTCAAGACAACGCAAAAGATCTTTAACAGGCCGACCGAGATTACCACGATCGGCATCAAGCTAAAGAAAGGCGTTGACAGCGCCCGGCTCGAAGAGAAGCTGTATCAGCTCCCGGATGTTCAGATAGTCAGCCTCGCGCAGGTGAAAGATACCATTATGAAACTCATTTCCACAGCGCAGGTCATGGTGCTCTCAATAGCCAGCATAGCCATTCTTATTGCGATAGTCGGCGTGATCAACACGATTCTCACATCCGTGTGGGAGAGATTCCAGGAGATAGGCATTCTCAAAACCGTCGGCGCCATGCCATGGGACATATTCAAACTGGTCTGGATCGAGACCATTATTCTCTGCACTGCCGGAGGTATCCTGGGCATCATCTTCGCACTCATTCTCTCGAGAGTTACTGACATGGCGATGCGCGCTGTTCTGCCTTATGCCCCGAGCGGTGGGCTGGTGATCATAGATTTCAAATTAATCCTGACCACCCTCCTCGGCATCATCTGCATAGGCCTCCTCAGCGGCGTATACCCCGCGTGGAAGGCAGGCAGGATCAGGCCTCTCGAGGCGATCAGAGGGGAGGCCTCGAGATGA